From one Paeniglutamicibacter psychrophenolicus genomic stretch:
- a CDS encoding SWIM zinc finger family protein — protein MTRRRYNSQFFPQSSPLAVQGGVKARSARGAIGTSWWSGRFIEVLEGIGVGSRLARGKNYARRGQVMSLKVDAGTVTASVQGSRSKPYRVRIGLAAFGKSEWASVEESLANNAWYVASLLAGEMPDDIEEVFTSVGLSLFPRGANELSMDCSCPDWEVPCKHLAAVFYLLAEQFDEDPFRILAWRGRERDDLLGRLREADAGSGHDSRAGAALTDVLDAFFESPAALPLRPGTRGSALLVDQLPEVDLTVRSHPLAEVLRPVYTALRESGPEM, from the coding sequence ATGACTAGGCGCCGCTACAATTCACAGTTTTTTCCGCAATCCTCCCCGCTGGCGGTCCAGGGTGGTGTGAAAGCCAGAAGTGCGCGTGGTGCCATTGGCACCAGCTGGTGGTCAGGACGTTTCATCGAGGTGCTGGAGGGCATTGGTGTTGGGTCGCGGCTGGCCCGTGGAAAGAACTATGCCCGGCGTGGGCAAGTGATGTCACTGAAGGTTGATGCCGGAACGGTGACAGCAAGCGTGCAGGGCTCCCGGTCCAAGCCGTATCGCGTGCGGATAGGCCTCGCGGCGTTCGGCAAGTCCGAATGGGCTTCGGTGGAGGAATCCCTGGCAAACAACGCCTGGTATGTCGCGTCGCTGCTGGCCGGTGAAATGCCGGACGACATCGAAGAAGTCTTTACCTCCGTAGGGCTGTCGCTTTTCCCGCGCGGCGCCAACGAATTGAGCATGGACTGTTCGTGCCCGGACTGGGAAGTTCCCTGCAAGCACCTGGCCGCCGTGTTCTATCTGCTGGCCGAACAATTCGACGAGGATCCGTTCCGCATCCTTGCCTGGCGCGGACGAGAGCGGGACGACCTGCTGGGGCGCTTGCGGGAGGCCGACGCGGGGAGCGGGCACGATTCGCGCGCCGGCGCTGCCCTCACGGACGTGCTTGATGCATTTTTTGAATCGCCCGCAGCGCTTCCCCTGCGCCCCGGCACACGTGGTTCGGCATTGCTCGTGGACCAGCTGCCGGAAGTGGACCTGACCGTGCGCTCGCACCCGCTGGCCGAGGTGCTGCGTCCGGTGTACACGGCACTGCGCGAATCCGGGCCGGAGATGTGA
- a CDS encoding DEAD/DEAH box helicase — protein sequence MSPEAVGARPHPASDAEAHGTVLERALLPEGFSVAEGTPPFDPRMAPSVRFLQELVRFADELAQRGRVIPEIAWTEKDGKGAPVAQARWRAVLRGPDALAFGDLTAATPPSFRAEPGSEDAGELVAAALDVLTDAAVRRRLPTDLRILPPRRGRKPGQLPVVEAWLEALSSPNADVNAPEPALEDLERALAPWAGYAIEATSVARATFRLGEINDAEVGEPARPGTQRWRVEFLLQSAADPSLLVPAEQVWRDDGALSRWLGRPQEILLGELGKAARIYPGIEHGLRQSRPQSMELDTEAAFDFLRHGAPALAEEGFGVLLPAWWDQRAKLGLKLSASTPMGDDTGRAPTFGMEQLCNFQWSLAMGENTLSDEEIDALSRAKAPLVRLRGQWIAVDSEQLRRGIEFLERNSGGAGTVAEVLRLASMHPEDAELPLDIAEVKADGWLGSLLDGSADASIQPVALPQDFVATLRPYQERGLAWLNFLADLGLGACLADDMGLGKTVQLLALEAVRRHAHPGSGTTLLVCPMSLIGNWEAEAAKFAPGMRLHVHHGSERLRDAELESALADTDLMITTYATLTRDVEIFESRIWNRIVLDEAQAVKNRLSRAAKAVKRLSAQHRVALTGTPVENRLGEMFSIMDFLNPGMLGPAELFRARYAIPVERYGDEQAARRFRAITRPYLLRRVKTDPSIIDDLPEKIEIKQYYTLTSEQASLYQSVVDEMMEKIEGSEGIARRGNVLAAMAKLKQVCNHPAQLLHDRSDVGQRSGKVMRLEEILEEILAEGDKVLCFTQYTEFAEMLLPHLTTRLDTEVAYLHGGTSRQKRTEMVSRFQSADGPSVFLLSLKAGGTGLNLTAANHVIHLDRWWNPAVENQATDRAFRIGQKRSVQVRKFICRGTLEERIDAMIEEKKALADMVVGDGEGWLTDLSTASLRDVFALSQEAVDD from the coding sequence GTGAGCCCGGAAGCCGTCGGAGCCCGGCCCCATCCGGCATCCGATGCCGAGGCTCACGGCACGGTGCTGGAGAGGGCGTTGCTTCCCGAGGGCTTTTCCGTCGCGGAAGGCACCCCGCCCTTCGATCCCCGCATGGCGCCGTCGGTTCGGTTCCTCCAGGAACTGGTGCGCTTCGCGGACGAGCTTGCGCAGCGCGGCAGGGTCATCCCCGAGATTGCGTGGACGGAGAAGGACGGGAAGGGAGCCCCGGTGGCACAGGCGCGTTGGCGTGCGGTTCTGCGGGGACCCGATGCCCTGGCGTTCGGGGACTTGACCGCTGCCACGCCACCGTCGTTTCGGGCAGAGCCGGGTTCGGAGGATGCCGGCGAATTGGTCGCCGCGGCGCTGGACGTGCTGACCGATGCGGCGGTTCGGCGACGACTTCCAACGGACTTGCGGATACTGCCACCTCGCCGTGGCCGCAAACCGGGGCAACTCCCTGTGGTCGAGGCTTGGCTGGAGGCGTTGTCAAGCCCGAATGCGGACGTCAACGCGCCGGAACCTGCGTTGGAGGACCTGGAACGCGCCTTGGCGCCCTGGGCCGGATACGCCATCGAAGCCACCTCAGTGGCTCGTGCAACCTTTCGACTCGGTGAAATCAATGACGCAGAGGTGGGTGAACCTGCACGGCCGGGCACGCAACGGTGGCGCGTGGAGTTCCTCTTGCAGTCCGCGGCAGACCCGAGCCTGTTGGTTCCCGCCGAGCAGGTCTGGAGGGACGACGGAGCCCTCTCCCGCTGGCTGGGGCGTCCGCAGGAGATCCTGCTGGGTGAATTGGGGAAGGCCGCCCGCATCTATCCCGGCATCGAACACGGCTTGCGCCAATCTCGGCCGCAATCGATGGAACTTGACACCGAGGCGGCCTTTGATTTCCTGCGCCACGGAGCCCCTGCCCTCGCCGAAGAGGGATTCGGGGTGCTCTTGCCTGCATGGTGGGACCAGCGTGCGAAATTGGGCCTGAAACTCTCGGCTTCCACCCCGATGGGTGATGACACCGGCCGCGCCCCGACCTTCGGCATGGAACAGCTCTGCAACTTCCAGTGGAGCCTCGCCATGGGCGAGAATACGCTCAGCGATGAAGAAATCGACGCACTTTCCCGGGCCAAGGCCCCGCTGGTCCGGCTGCGTGGGCAATGGATTGCCGTGGACTCCGAGCAGCTGCGCCGGGGCATCGAGTTCCTGGAGCGCAACAGCGGGGGCGCCGGCACCGTCGCGGAGGTATTGCGCCTCGCGTCCATGCATCCCGAAGACGCGGAACTCCCCTTGGACATCGCCGAGGTCAAGGCCGATGGGTGGCTGGGCTCCCTGCTGGATGGTTCGGCTGATGCAAGCATCCAACCGGTGGCCCTTCCCCAGGACTTCGTCGCGACGCTGCGACCCTACCAGGAACGTGGGCTGGCCTGGTTGAACTTCCTGGCGGATCTGGGACTGGGTGCTTGCCTGGCCGATGACATGGGGCTGGGAAAAACCGTACAGCTGCTCGCGTTGGAGGCCGTCCGACGTCACGCCCATCCCGGTTCCGGAACTACGCTGCTGGTCTGTCCGATGTCATTGATTGGCAATTGGGAGGCCGAAGCCGCAAAATTCGCCCCCGGAATGCGGTTGCACGTTCACCATGGATCGGAGAGGCTGCGAGACGCGGAGCTGGAGTCTGCGCTGGCCGACACCGACTTGATGATTACCACCTATGCGACGCTCACCCGCGACGTCGAGATTTTTGAGTCCCGCATCTGGAACCGAATCGTGCTCGATGAGGCCCAGGCGGTGAAGAACAGACTTTCACGCGCAGCGAAGGCCGTCAAGCGGCTATCGGCCCAGCACAGGGTCGCGCTCACCGGTACCCCGGTGGAAAATCGCCTGGGGGAGATGTTCTCGATCATGGACTTCCTGAATCCGGGGATGCTTGGCCCTGCGGAGCTGTTTCGAGCAAGGTATGCAATTCCCGTTGAGCGGTATGGCGACGAGCAGGCGGCCCGGCGGTTCCGTGCCATTACCCGGCCGTACCTGCTGCGGCGCGTCAAGACCGATCCGTCCATCATCGACGACCTGCCGGAAAAGATCGAAATCAAGCAGTACTACACGCTCACGAGCGAACAGGCCTCGCTCTATCAGTCCGTCGTGGACGAGATGATGGAGAAGATCGAGGGATCGGAGGGAATCGCACGTCGTGGCAACGTTTTGGCGGCGATGGCCAAGCTCAAGCAGGTCTGCAACCACCCCGCCCAGCTTTTGCACGACCGCTCGGACGTGGGGCAGCGCAGCGGCAAGGTGATGCGCCTGGAGGAGATCCTGGAGGAGATCCTTGCGGAGGGAGACAAGGTGTTGTGCTTTACCCAGTACACCGAGTTCGCCGAGATGCTCCTGCCGCACCTCACGACACGATTGGACACCGAGGTTGCCTATCTTCACGGCGGCACATCCAGACAGAAGCGGACCGAAATGGTGAGCCGTTTCCAATCCGCCGACGGGCCGTCGGTCTTCCTGCTCTCGTTGAAGGCCGGCGGCACCGGGCTGAACCTGACCGCCGCCAACCACGTCATCCACCTGGACCGTTGGTGGAACCCTGCGGTCGAAAACCAAGCCACCGACCGGGCCTTTAGGATCGGTCAGAAGCGCAGTGTGCAGGTGCGCAAGTTCATCTGCCGCGGAACCCTGGAAGAACGGATTGATGCCATGATCGAAGAAAAGAAGGCCTTGGCGGACATGGTGGTCGGCGACGGGGAAGGGTGGCTCACGGACCTGTCCACCGCGAGCCTGAGAGACGTGTTCGCCCTGTCACAGGAGGCCGTCGATGACTAG
- the rpsA gene encoding 30S ribosomal protein S1, giving the protein MTITSNEKTSAPVVAINDIGSAEDFLAAVDATIKYFNDGDLVEGIVVKVDRDEVLLDIGYKTEGVIPSRELSIKHDVDPGDVVAVGDNVEALVLTKEDKEGRLILSKKRAQYERAWGDIEKIKEEDGVVTGTVIEVVKGGLILDIGLRGFLPASLVEMRRVRDLAPYIGQEIEAKIIELDKNRNNVVLSRRAWLEQTQSEVRSTFLNKLEKGQVRPGVVSSIVNFGAFVDLGGVDGLVHVSELSWKHIDHPSEVVEVGQEVTVEVLEVDLDRERVSLSLKATQEDPWQTFARTHALGQVVPGKVTKLVPFGAFVRVEDGIEGLVHISELAVRHVELAEQVVSVGDELFVKVIDIDLERRRISLSLKQANEGVDPEGTEFDPALYGMAAEYDEEGNYKYPEGFDPETNEWLEGFETQRAAWEQQYADAQTRWEAHKKQVAQHVLDDAAAESAPAESASSSYSSEAPAPEAGTLASDEALAALREKLTGA; this is encoded by the coding sequence ATGACCATCACCTCCAACGAGAAGACCAGTGCCCCGGTCGTTGCAATCAACGACATTGGCTCTGCTGAAGACTTCCTCGCTGCCGTCGACGCCACCATCAAGTACTTCAACGATGGCGACCTCGTCGAAGGCATCGTCGTCAAGGTTGACCGCGACGAAGTTCTGCTCGACATCGGTTACAAGACCGAAGGTGTCATCCCTTCCCGCGAACTTTCCATCAAGCACGATGTTGACCCGGGCGACGTCGTCGCCGTCGGCGACAACGTCGAGGCCCTCGTCCTCACCAAGGAGGACAAGGAAGGTCGTTTGATCCTGTCCAAGAAGCGTGCTCAGTACGAGCGTGCCTGGGGCGACATCGAAAAGATCAAGGAAGAAGACGGCGTCGTTACCGGCACCGTCATCGAGGTGGTCAAGGGCGGCCTTATCCTCGACATCGGCCTGCGCGGCTTCCTGCCGGCATCGCTTGTCGAAATGCGCCGTGTGCGCGATCTGGCTCCGTACATCGGCCAGGAAATCGAAGCCAAGATCATCGAGCTGGACAAGAACCGCAACAACGTTGTGCTGTCCCGCCGTGCATGGCTCGAGCAGACCCAGTCCGAGGTTCGCTCCACGTTCCTCAACAAGCTGGAAAAGGGCCAGGTTCGTCCGGGCGTCGTTTCCTCCATCGTCAACTTCGGTGCATTCGTGGACCTTGGCGGCGTAGACGGCCTCGTCCACGTTTCCGAGCTGTCCTGGAAGCACATCGACCACCCGTCCGAGGTTGTCGAGGTTGGCCAGGAAGTCACCGTCGAGGTTCTCGAAGTGGATCTGGACCGCGAGCGTGTTTCGCTCTCGCTCAAGGCCACCCAGGAAGATCCGTGGCAGACCTTCGCCCGCACCCACGCCCTCGGGCAGGTTGTACCGGGTAAGGTCACCAAGCTTGTTCCGTTCGGTGCATTCGTGCGCGTCGAAGACGGAATCGAAGGCCTCGTGCACATCTCCGAGCTGGCCGTGCGCCACGTGGAGCTGGCAGAGCAGGTTGTCTCCGTTGGAGACGAGCTGTTCGTCAAGGTCATCGACATCGACCTCGAGCGTCGCCGCATCTCGCTGTCCCTCAAGCAGGCCAACGAGGGCGTCGATCCGGAAGGCACCGAATTCGATCCGGCACTCTACGGCATGGCCGCAGAGTACGACGAAGAGGGCAACTACAAGTACCCGGAGGGCTTCGATCCGGAGACCAACGAGTGGCTCGAAGGCTTCGAGACCCAGCGTGCGGCTTGGGAGCAGCAGTACGCTGACGCCCAGACCCGCTGGGAAGCACACAAGAAGCAGGTTGCCCAGCACGTGCTCGACGACGCAGCAGCAGAATCGGCTCCGGCCGAGTCCGCTTCTTCGTCCTACTCCTCGGAAGCCCCGGCTCCCGAGGCAGGCACCCTGGCATCCGACGAGGCCCTCGCAGCACTGCGCGAGAAGCTCACCGGCGCCTAA
- a CDS encoding polysaccharide deacetylase family protein: MHTQFSGSPTGRRTLLAALLGTGAALLASCAADPLSPTGPAPTAATSPSAPAPAPSPPVEATAPARAVPGRGAVLSAYASKPSGAFGLEAKGIELGLPATARGAALTFDACGGPGGEGYDAALMAALRKHRAPATLFINQRWARANPGLVRELAADPLFEIANHGTTHAPLASRGQGAYGIPGTASIGAAYDEIMDNQRHLADTFGIRAKFFRSGTAHMDELGAALCRELGLVPMNFTVNLDAGATFRAAGVAAQTRQLRAGDVGIGHFNRPSSGTARGVAEALPGLLESLAARKLALLTLSEAFGARTGTPSA, encoded by the coding sequence ATGCACACACAGTTTTCCGGCTCCCCGACGGGGCGCCGCACGCTGCTCGCTGCCCTGCTCGGGACCGGTGCCGCCCTGTTGGCCTCCTGCGCCGCCGACCCGCTGTCCCCGACGGGTCCCGCGCCGACCGCCGCCACCTCTCCGTCCGCCCCGGCACCCGCACCGTCGCCACCGGTCGAGGCAACCGCACCGGCCCGCGCGGTGCCCGGCCGCGGCGCGGTTCTCTCCGCCTATGCCTCGAAGCCCTCCGGCGCGTTCGGGCTGGAAGCCAAGGGCATCGAGCTCGGCCTGCCGGCCACGGCGCGGGGAGCAGCGCTGACCTTCGACGCCTGCGGGGGACCGGGCGGCGAGGGCTACGACGCCGCGTTGATGGCGGCACTGCGCAAACACCGGGCGCCGGCCACGCTGTTCATCAACCAGCGGTGGGCCCGGGCCAACCCGGGGCTGGTCCGCGAACTGGCCGCCGACCCGCTCTTCGAGATCGCCAACCACGGCACCACGCACGCGCCGCTGGCCAGCCGGGGGCAGGGGGCATACGGCATACCTGGCACCGCAAGCATCGGGGCCGCCTATGACGAGATCATGGACAACCAGCGCCACCTGGCCGACACCTTCGGGATCCGCGCAAAGTTCTTCCGCTCCGGGACCGCGCACATGGACGAACTTGGTGCCGCGCTGTGCCGCGAGCTGGGCCTGGTCCCGATGAATTTCACCGTCAACCTCGACGCCGGCGCGACGTTCCGAGCCGCGGGCGTCGCGGCGCAAACCAGGCAGTTGCGTGCGGGGGATGTGGGGATCGGTCACTTCAACCGCCCGTCCTCGGGAACCGCCCGCGGCGTGGCCGAGGCGCTGCCCGGGCTGCTCGAATCCCTGGCGGCCCGGAAACTGGCCCTGCTCACGCTCTCCGAGGCCTTCGGAGCCCGAACCGGGACCCCGTCGGCTTGA
- a CDS encoding GNAT family N-acetyltransferase → MSDDTTIRIERFEPELIDGVPSAATVEFLTSISRGFHEAALEAEELKILAGLEINDNTTFTAVYDESAVQPSLHAEAPVATYASFPGTLNIGGGNLMPVHQITSVTVSPTHRRRGLLRRLITEDLAGAREAGTVFAALTASEATIYGRFGFGRATQRARFTLKTHRGASMRVENEGTVVAVDPRELKNYAPGIFAAAHAHTLGSISATQFDVGQAAGLWEDYDSLKPVKNLRAALHLDAQGKPDGFMSYVFAGWKTAPPTMEIGQMCTATGAARRELIAYLGAHDLVEKITGRGPVDDVVPTVLENARAYKVASMGDHLWLRILDLETALSARAYGRDGHIRLRVHDSLGFADGIWDLMVQDSAAGVRRAPEGAVPEATLDVRDLASLYLGGFSATHLAAAGVLKVHTPEALGTLDALFSTDTIPYCQADF, encoded by the coding sequence ATGAGTGATGACACCACGATTCGCATTGAACGGTTTGAACCCGAACTCATCGACGGTGTCCCTTCCGCGGCCACCGTGGAATTCCTCACGTCCATCAGCCGCGGCTTCCACGAGGCCGCGCTGGAGGCCGAGGAGCTCAAGATCCTCGCCGGGCTCGAGATCAACGACAACACGACCTTCACGGCCGTCTACGACGAGTCCGCGGTGCAGCCCTCGCTGCACGCCGAGGCCCCGGTGGCCACCTATGCCTCGTTCCCCGGGACGCTGAACATCGGGGGAGGGAACCTGATGCCGGTGCACCAGATCACCTCGGTCACCGTCAGCCCCACCCACCGCCGCCGCGGCCTGCTGCGCCGGCTGATCACCGAGGACCTTGCGGGCGCCCGCGAGGCCGGGACCGTGTTCGCCGCGTTGACCGCCTCGGAGGCGACCATCTACGGGCGCTTCGGGTTCGGCCGGGCCACCCAGCGGGCACGCTTCACTCTCAAGACCCACCGCGGGGCCTCGATGCGCGTGGAAAACGAGGGCACGGTGGTTGCCGTGGACCCCAGGGAACTGAAGAACTACGCCCCGGGCATCTTTGCCGCCGCCCACGCCCACACGCTGGGCTCGATCAGTGCCACGCAATTCGACGTGGGCCAGGCCGCCGGGCTGTGGGAGGACTACGACTCGCTCAAGCCGGTGAAGAACCTGCGCGCCGCCCTGCACCTCGACGCCCAGGGCAAGCCGGACGGCTTCATGAGCTACGTCTTTGCCGGGTGGAAGACCGCCCCGCCCACCATGGAGATCGGCCAGATGTGCACCGCCACCGGCGCCGCCCGCCGCGAACTCATCGCCTACCTCGGCGCCCACGACCTGGTGGAAAAGATCACCGGCCGCGGACCGGTCGACGACGTGGTGCCCACCGTGCTGGAAAACGCGCGCGCCTACAAGGTCGCCTCCATGGGCGACCACCTCTGGCTGCGCATCCTGGATTTGGAGACCGCGCTGTCCGCGCGCGCCTACGGGCGCGACGGGCACATCCGGTTGCGCGTGCACGACTCCCTGGGGTTCGCCGACGGCATCTGGGACCTGATGGTCCAGGACTCCGCCGCAGGGGTGCGCCGTGCACCGGAGGGGGCGGTGCCCGAGGCGACCCTGGATGTCCGCGACCTCGCTTCGCTGTACCTGGGCGGTTTCAGCGCCACGCACCTGGCCGCGGCCGGGGTGCTGAAGGTCCACACACCCGAGGCGCTGGGCACGCTTGACGCCCTCTTCTCCACCGACACCATTCCCTACTGCCAGGCGGATTTCTAG
- a CDS encoding GNAT family N-acetyltransferase — MLGGHLRIGNVAVERGADTDVASPGYAAWVNGVWEGFYHYKPASDGQLEQMLQSHQADERVLTAVWDDSRPRDLVDPLVPVATYGTFAKTLNIGAAVVPAHLVTSVTVRPTHRRRGILRELMSADLSRAKQAGYPVAALTASEATIYGRFGFGRVTETQTLHLDVRGDVRFHAPATGSMVQLAPGKLAGIANGVFERFHSTRRGSVGRQEAYLRHATGAWGEEGPEPEPKLRAAVYLDGSGEIQGYVTYVFGGWDPKPITLKVRDLVAATEVARREIFRFLASFDLIESVSCPFAAANDPLPWALENPARVGFSEREHGLWVRVLDVPAAFDAREYRGTGSFTLAVTDPLGLADGRYGLEIRDGRATVTALAEASPADATCDVVALAPLLLGSCDTAGLIAAGLLEPSSHTSVAALAALLDLPGVPHAINGF, encoded by the coding sequence ATGCTTGGCGGGCACCTGCGCATCGGAAACGTCGCGGTGGAACGCGGCGCCGACACCGACGTCGCGTCCCCGGGGTATGCCGCCTGGGTGAACGGGGTGTGGGAGGGTTTCTACCACTACAAGCCCGCCAGCGACGGGCAGCTCGAACAGATGCTCCAATCCCACCAGGCCGACGAGCGGGTGCTGACCGCGGTCTGGGACGATTCGCGCCCCCGGGACCTGGTGGACCCGCTGGTGCCGGTGGCCACCTACGGCACCTTCGCCAAGACGCTGAACATCGGGGCCGCCGTGGTCCCGGCACACCTTGTCACCTCGGTCACGGTGCGGCCCACGCACCGGCGCCGCGGCATCCTGCGCGAGCTGATGTCCGCGGACCTGTCCCGGGCCAAGCAGGCCGGGTACCCGGTGGCCGCGCTGACCGCCTCCGAGGCGACCATCTACGGGCGCTTCGGCTTCGGCCGGGTGACCGAGACCCAGACACTGCACCTGGACGTGCGCGGGGACGTGCGCTTCCACGCGCCGGCGACCGGGTCCATGGTGCAACTTGCACCGGGAAAACTGGCGGGAATCGCCAATGGGGTCTTCGAGCGTTTCCATTCCACGCGCCGCGGCTCGGTGGGACGCCAGGAGGCCTACCTGCGCCACGCCACCGGGGCCTGGGGCGAGGAAGGCCCGGAACCGGAACCCAAGCTGCGCGCCGCGGTGTACCTGGACGGGTCCGGGGAGATCCAGGGGTACGTGACCTATGTCTTCGGCGGCTGGGATCCCAAACCGATCACGCTCAAGGTCCGCGACCTGGTCGCGGCCACCGAGGTGGCCAGGCGGGAGATCTTCCGCTTCCTGGCCAGCTTCGACCTCATCGAGTCGGTTTCCTGCCCCTTTGCCGCCGCGAACGACCCGCTGCCCTGGGCCTTGGAAAACCCGGCCCGCGTGGGCTTCAGCGAGCGCGAGCACGGGCTGTGGGTGCGGGTGCTGGATGTGCCCGCGGCCTTCGATGCCAGGGAATACCGCGGCACCGGCTCCTTCACGCTCGCCGTCACCGACCCGCTGGGCCTGGCCGACGGGCGCTACGGCCTTGAAATCCGCGACGGCCGGGCCACCGTCACTGCACTGGCCGAGGCGTCCCCGGCGGACGCCACCTGCGACGTCGTTGCCCTGGCCCCGCTGCTGCTGGGCTCCTGCGACACCGCCGGGCTCATCGCCGCCGGACTGCTGGAACCGTCCTCGCACACCAGCGTGGCGGCGCTGGCCGCGCTGCTCGACTTGCCCGGGGTGCCCCACGCCATCAACGGGTTCTAG